In Grus americana isolate bGruAme1 chromosome 4, bGruAme1.mat, whole genome shotgun sequence, one genomic interval encodes:
- the PPP2CB gene encoding serine/threonine-protein phosphatase 2A catalytic subunit beta isoform isoform X3, whose amino-acid sequence MELFRIGGKSPDTNYLFMGDYVDRGYYSVETVTLLVALKVRYPERITILRGNHESRQITQVYGFYDECLRKYGNANVWKYFTDLFDYLPLTALVDGQIFCLHGGLSPSIDTLDHIRALDRLQEVPHEGPMCDLLWSDPDDRGGWGISPRGAGYTFGQDISETFNHANGLTLVSRAHQLVMEGYNWCHDRNVVTIFSAPNYCYRCGNQAAIMELDDTLKYSFLQFDPAPRRGEPHVTRRTPDYFL is encoded by the exons ATGGAACTCTTTAGAATTGGTGGGAAATCGCCAGACACAAATTACCTGTTCATGGGAGACTACGTGGACAGAGGCTATTACTCGGTGGAGACGGTGACTCTTCTAGTAGCGTTGAAG GTGCGTTACCCGGAACGCATCACAATACTGAGGGGCAATCACGAAAGCAGACAAATTACACAAGTGTACGGCTTTTATGACGAATGTCTGCGAAAGTATGGCAATGCCAACGTCTGGAAGTATTTCACAGATCTGTTTGATTATCTTCCGCTTACAGCTCTAGTAGATGGCCAG ATATTCTGTCTCCATGGTGGTCTGTCTCCATCCATAGATACACTGGATCATATCAGGGCTCTGGACCGCCTGCAGGAAGTTCCACACGAG GGTCCTATGTGTGATCTGTTGTGGTCAGATCCGGATGATCGTGGCGGCTGGGGTATATCTCCACGTGGTGCCGGCTACACGTTTGGGCAAGATATTTCCGAAACATTTAACCACGCCAATGGTCTGACACTGGTTTCCCGTGCTCACCAACTTGTCATGGAG GGTTATAACTGGTGCCACGACCGAAATGTGGTGACCATTTTCAGTGCGCCCAATTACTGTTACCGTTGTGGGAACCAGGCTGCTATCATGGAACTAGACgacactttaaaatattcctt cctCCAGTTTGACCCAGCACCTCGTCGTGGAGAGCCTCATGTTACCCGTCGTACCCCAGACTACTTCCTATAA
- the GSR gene encoding glutathione reductase, mitochondrial isoform X1: MAAAAYELLVLGGGSGGLAGARRAAELGARVALVEPHRLGGTCVNVGCVPKKVMWNAAVHAEFIHDHADYGFETPGVKFHWRTIKEKRDAYVRRLNEIYENNVRKAHIDIIRGYGKFTADPEPTIEVEGKKYTAPHILIATGGRPAVPPDSEIPGASLGMTSDGFFDLEELPRRSVIVGAGYIAVEMAGILSTLGSKSSLLIRQDKVLRTFDSMISSNCTQELENTGVDVWKHTQVKTVTKSPHGLLDVTVTSSVPGRKPTEGVIRDVDCLLWAVGREPNTEELCLDRVGVQVDAKGHVVVDEYQNTTRRGVYAIGDVCGRALLTPVAIAAGRKLAHRLFEGKQDSRLDYCNIPTVVFSHPPIGTVGLTEDEAVAAHGRENVKIYSTSFTPLYHAVTQRKVKCLMKLVCAGKEEKVVGLHMQGLGCDEMLQGFAVAIKMGATKADLDNTVAIHPTSAEELVTLR, encoded by the exons ATGGCGGCGGCCGCTTACGAGCTGTTGGTGCTGGGCGGGGGGTCGGGAGGGCTGGCGGGGGCACGGCGGGCAGCCGAGCTCGGTGCCCGGGTCGCCTTGGTGGAGCCGCACCGCTTGGGCGGTACCTGC GTCAACGTTGGGTGCGTGCCGAAAAAG GTGATGTGGAACGCGGCGGTCCACGCGGAGTTTATCCACGATCACGCCGACTACGGCTTCGAAACGCCCGGCGTCAAGTTCCACTGGAG AACGATTAAAGAGAAGCGCGATGCTTACGTGAGGCGCCTGAACGAGATCTACGAGAACAACGTAAGGAAG GCTCACATCGACATCATTCGGGGATACGGCAAGTTCACCGCCGATCCCGAGCCTACCATCGAAGTGGAAGGGAAAAAGTACACAGCTCCTCACATCCTCATAGCCACGGGCGGGCGCCCGGCCGTCCCTCCCGACAGCGAAATTCCCG GTGCGAGCCTGGGGATGACCAGCGACGGCTTCTTCGACCTGGAGGAGCTGCCCAG GCGCAGCGTTATTGTCGGGGCCGGCTACATCGCGGTGGAAATGGCGGGGATCCTTTCCACGCTGGGCTCCAAGTCATCCCTGCTGATCCGCCAGGACAAG GTCCTGAGGACTTTCGACTCCATGATCAGCTCCAACTGCACCCAGGAGCTGGAGAACACGGGGGTGGATGTCTGGAAGCACACGCAG GTCAAGACGGTCACCAAGTCCCCTCACGGGCTGCTGGACGTGACGGTGACCTCCTCGGTGCCCGGCCGCAAGCCGACGGAGGGAGTGATCCGGGACGTGGACTGTCTGCTGTGGGCCGTGGGGCGGGAGCCCAACACCGAGGAGCTGTGCCTGGACCGAGTG GGCGTGCAGGTGGACGCCAAGGGCCACGTGGTGGTGGACGAGTACCAGAACACGACCAGGAGAGGGGTCTACGCCATCGGGGACGTCTGCGGGAGAGCCCTCCTCACCCCAG TGGCCATCGCGGCCGGCAGAAAGCTAGCCCACAGGCTCTTCGAGGGCAAGCAGGACTCCCGGCTGGACTACTGTAACATCCCCACCGTCGTCTTCAGCCACCCGCCCATCGGCACCGTGGGCCTCACCGAAG ACGAAGCCGTGGCCGCGCACGGGAGGGAGAACGTGAAGATCTACAGCACGTCCTTCACCCCCTTGTACCACGCCGTCACCCAGAGGAAGGTTAAATGCCTCATGAAGCTGGTGTGCGCCGGCAAGGAGGAGAAG GTGGTGGGCTTGCACATGCAAGGGCTGGGCTGCGACGAAATGCTGCAGGGCTTTGCGGTGGCCATCAAAATGGGGGCCACCAAGGCCGACCTGGACAACACCGTCGCCATTCACCCCACTTCGGCCGAAGAGCTGGTGACGCTGCGCTGA
- the GSR gene encoding glutathione reductase, mitochondrial isoform X2 — protein sequence MAAAAYELLVLGGGSGGLAGARRAAELGARVALVEPHRLGGTCVNVGCVPKKVMWNAAVHAEFIHDHADYGFETPGVKFHWRTIKEKRDAYVRRLNEIYENNVRKAHIDIIRGYGKFTADPEPTIEVEGKKYTAPHILIATGGRPAVPPDSEIPGASLGMTSDGFFDLEELPRRSVIVGAGYIAVEMAGILSTLGSKSSLLIRQDKVLRTFDSMISSNCTQELENTGVDVWKHTQVKTVTKSPHGLLDVTVTSSVPGRKPTEGVIRDVDCLLWAVGREPNTEELCLDRVVDAKGHVVVDEYQNTTRRGVYAIGDVCGRALLTPVAIAAGRKLAHRLFEGKQDSRLDYCNIPTVVFSHPPIGTVGLTEDEAVAAHGRENVKIYSTSFTPLYHAVTQRKVKCLMKLVCAGKEEKVVGLHMQGLGCDEMLQGFAVAIKMGATKADLDNTVAIHPTSAEELVTLR from the exons ATGGCGGCGGCCGCTTACGAGCTGTTGGTGCTGGGCGGGGGGTCGGGAGGGCTGGCGGGGGCACGGCGGGCAGCCGAGCTCGGTGCCCGGGTCGCCTTGGTGGAGCCGCACCGCTTGGGCGGTACCTGC GTCAACGTTGGGTGCGTGCCGAAAAAG GTGATGTGGAACGCGGCGGTCCACGCGGAGTTTATCCACGATCACGCCGACTACGGCTTCGAAACGCCCGGCGTCAAGTTCCACTGGAG AACGATTAAAGAGAAGCGCGATGCTTACGTGAGGCGCCTGAACGAGATCTACGAGAACAACGTAAGGAAG GCTCACATCGACATCATTCGGGGATACGGCAAGTTCACCGCCGATCCCGAGCCTACCATCGAAGTGGAAGGGAAAAAGTACACAGCTCCTCACATCCTCATAGCCACGGGCGGGCGCCCGGCCGTCCCTCCCGACAGCGAAATTCCCG GTGCGAGCCTGGGGATGACCAGCGACGGCTTCTTCGACCTGGAGGAGCTGCCCAG GCGCAGCGTTATTGTCGGGGCCGGCTACATCGCGGTGGAAATGGCGGGGATCCTTTCCACGCTGGGCTCCAAGTCATCCCTGCTGATCCGCCAGGACAAG GTCCTGAGGACTTTCGACTCCATGATCAGCTCCAACTGCACCCAGGAGCTGGAGAACACGGGGGTGGATGTCTGGAAGCACACGCAG GTCAAGACGGTCACCAAGTCCCCTCACGGGCTGCTGGACGTGACGGTGACCTCCTCGGTGCCCGGCCGCAAGCCGACGGAGGGAGTGATCCGGGACGTGGACTGTCTGCTGTGGGCCGTGGGGCGGGAGCCCAACACCGAGGAGCTGTGCCTGGACCGAGTG GTGGACGCCAAGGGCCACGTGGTGGTGGACGAGTACCAGAACACGACCAGGAGAGGGGTCTACGCCATCGGGGACGTCTGCGGGAGAGCCCTCCTCACCCCAG TGGCCATCGCGGCCGGCAGAAAGCTAGCCCACAGGCTCTTCGAGGGCAAGCAGGACTCCCGGCTGGACTACTGTAACATCCCCACCGTCGTCTTCAGCCACCCGCCCATCGGCACCGTGGGCCTCACCGAAG ACGAAGCCGTGGCCGCGCACGGGAGGGAGAACGTGAAGATCTACAGCACGTCCTTCACCCCCTTGTACCACGCCGTCACCCAGAGGAAGGTTAAATGCCTCATGAAGCTGGTGTGCGCCGGCAAGGAGGAGAAG GTGGTGGGCTTGCACATGCAAGGGCTGGGCTGCGACGAAATGCTGCAGGGCTTTGCGGTGGCCATCAAAATGGGGGCCACCAAGGCCGACCTGGACAACACCGTCGCCATTCACCCCACTTCGGCCGAAGAGCTGGTGACGCTGCGCTGA